A portion of the Corynebacterium jeikeium genome contains these proteins:
- a CDS encoding dTDP-4-keto-6-deoxy-D-glucose epimerase, with translation MSPKSTFQPTSIDGVFTFEPVIHGDSRGSFHEWYRLDAFAEATGYPFFPEQANMSVSAAGVVRGLHFADVSTAPDGHPGQAKLVTCPVGHILDIAVDLRRGSDTFGKVEVFELDSKTRRVVYLPNGIGHGFVSLADDSVLTYLTSTGYNPEAERAVSIQDPTLGIDLVALLAKGGLTEADMILSERDQKAPTIEQFEAEGNKLPSEFDCKDLENMARDEWAIANEAAGQ, from the coding sequence ATGAGCCCTAAGAGCACATTCCAGCCCACTTCTATCGACGGCGTTTTCACCTTCGAACCGGTCATCCACGGCGACAGCCGCGGTAGTTTCCACGAGTGGTATCGCCTCGACGCATTCGCCGAGGCTACGGGCTACCCGTTCTTCCCGGAGCAGGCCAATATGAGTGTCTCCGCTGCAGGCGTTGTCCGCGGCCTGCACTTCGCTGACGTCAGCACCGCGCCAGATGGTCACCCCGGCCAGGCGAAGCTGGTCACCTGCCCCGTAGGCCACATCCTCGACATTGCGGTTGACCTGCGTCGCGGCTCCGACACCTTCGGCAAGGTTGAGGTTTTCGAGCTCGACAGCAAGACCCGCCGAGTGGTCTATCTGCCCAACGGCATCGGTCATGGTTTCGTCTCGCTTGCCGACGACTCCGTGCTCACCTACCTCACTTCCACCGGTTACAACCCGGAGGCGGAACGCGCTGTCAGCATCCAGGACCCGACTCTCGGAATTGATCTGGTCGCGCTACTGGCCAAGGGTGGTCTCACCGAAGCGGACATGATTCTCTCCGAGCGCGATCAGAAGGCTCCGACTATCGAGCAGTTCGAGGCCGAGGGCAATAAGCTCCCCAGTGAGTTTGACTGCAAGGATCTTGAGAACATGGCTCGCGACGAGTGGGCAATCGCCAACGAAGCGGCCGGGCAGTAA
- the rfbA gene encoding glucose-1-phosphate thymidylyltransferase, with product MKGIILAGGTGSRLFPITLGVSKQLVPVYDKPMIYYPLSTLMLAGIRDILVITTPHDAPQFERLLGDGSQWGLNLTFATQDEPRGLAEAFIIGADHIGDDSVALILGDNIFYGAGLGTQLRRFHNVDGGAIFAYWVADPTAYGVVDFDQSGKAVAIQEKPKKPRSHFAVPGLYFYDAEVVEIARSLQPSSRGELEITDVNRAYLERGKLQVEVLPRGTAWLDTGTVDNLMAAGDFVRTIEQRQGLKIGSPEEVAWRMGFIDDAALSARADALSASGYGEYLQQLLLRGKDV from the coding sequence ATGAAGGGCATCATCCTCGCAGGTGGTACGGGCTCTCGGCTGTTTCCCATCACACTTGGCGTAAGCAAGCAGCTGGTTCCCGTCTATGACAAGCCGATGATCTACTACCCGCTGAGCACGCTGATGCTAGCGGGAATCAGGGACATCCTCGTCATCACCACGCCACATGATGCCCCGCAGTTTGAACGCTTGCTTGGCGACGGCTCGCAGTGGGGCCTCAACCTCACCTTTGCCACCCAAGACGAGCCCCGTGGTCTCGCTGAAGCGTTCATCATCGGTGCGGACCACATCGGCGATGACTCCGTTGCGCTCATCCTCGGCGACAACATCTTTTACGGTGCTGGCTTGGGCACGCAGCTGCGCCGCTTCCATAACGTCGATGGCGGAGCGATCTTCGCCTACTGGGTCGCAGATCCCACAGCCTATGGAGTCGTGGACTTCGACCAAAGCGGCAAAGCCGTGGCAATCCAGGAGAAACCGAAGAAACCACGCAGCCATTTCGCGGTGCCTGGTTTGTACTTCTATGATGCCGAGGTTGTTGAGATAGCTCGCTCGCTGCAACCGTCGTCACGCGGCGAATTGGAAATCACGGATGTTAACCGCGCCTACTTGGAGCGCGGGAAACTGCAGGTAGAGGTGCTGCCGCGCGGCACGGCATGGCTGGACACGGGCACGGTGGACAATCTGATGGCCGCGGGTGATTTCGTGCGCACGATTGAGCAGCGGCAGGGGCTAAAGATTGGCTCGCCGGAAGAGGTGGCGTGGCGCATGGGATTCATTGACGATGCTGCGCTTAGCGCGCGTGCCGACGCCCTCAGCGCCAGTGGCTACGGGGAATATCTACAGCAGTTGTTGCTGCGTGGCAAGGACGTTTAG
- a CDS encoding DUF4229 domain-containing protein, giving the protein MTNPAEQDKLASEAEVESTQAPASAAPKQSAPSSKNAGRGNAMKGLFWYGLARLLLFLVLFFILLVIIYLVNVQIPAAITAVFALIIAMPLSVFVFPKLRVQANESVAVWSENLRAHKEYIAQQIKDREEN; this is encoded by the coding sequence ATGACCAATCCAGCAGAGCAGGACAAGTTGGCTTCTGAGGCTGAAGTGGAGTCGACTCAGGCTCCGGCTTCAGCAGCTCCGAAGCAGTCAGCTCCTAGCTCCAAGAATGCTGGTCGCGGCAATGCCATGAAGGGGCTGTTCTGGTACGGCCTTGCTCGTCTGCTGCTATTCCTAGTGCTGTTCTTCATTCTGCTCGTGATTATCTACCTCGTTAATGTGCAGATTCCGGCTGCAATTACGGCTGTGTTCGCACTGATTATTGCGATGCCGCTGTCGGTTTTTGTGTTCCCGAAGCTGCGCGTCCAGGCCAATGAGTCTGTTGCAGTGTGGTCGGAGAACCTCCGCGCGCACAAGGAATACATTGCGCAGCAGATTAAGGACCGCGAGGAAAACTAG
- a CDS encoding alpha/beta hydrolase, whose protein sequence is MDFRTLTHKALDDVQEAATRVGDTAAKAPAFARSAALRLTKSGRRRLALEHGALHSQTREPGLTDLTSTGVVHIKTAPVTAEIAAKDDERKASDKPDAVTTDIPVHWYEVEPSEPAKEPVTIVFVHGFTLAGESWYRQFNALRKSHPEARLLTMDLRGHGQTGAVPASLCTVEGAAADALAVIAERAATGKLIVVGHSLGGLIALHMVRAAEESIRRRIAGVVLISTSIDKLAAQGVPQILASPVADAARNAIESSPKEIRKFREAIASLMAPSLAVAVFARRTDYEIIEFHAAMINETPLETFVGYLDDLQDHDEFASGPYLEGLPGAVLVGTKDDVTPRKQADLIMEKWPDAELVEVDGAGHMLPLEAPEAVNRAIERALEKVR, encoded by the coding sequence ATGGACTTCCGCACACTGACGCACAAGGCGCTTGACGACGTCCAGGAGGCCGCAACCCGAGTTGGCGACACAGCAGCCAAGGCTCCAGCTTTCGCCCGCAGCGCTGCTCTGCGTTTGACCAAATCGGGACGCCGCCGACTGGCGCTGGAGCACGGTGCGCTGCATTCGCAGACCCGTGAACCGGGACTCACCGATCTCACGTCAACCGGCGTGGTGCATATCAAGACCGCACCGGTCACGGCCGAGATTGCGGCCAAGGACGACGAGCGGAAGGCCAGCGACAAGCCGGATGCTGTCACCACCGATATTCCGGTGCACTGGTACGAGGTTGAACCTAGCGAACCCGCCAAAGAACCCGTGACCATCGTCTTCGTCCACGGCTTCACCCTGGCTGGTGAGTCCTGGTACCGGCAGTTCAACGCGCTGCGCAAGTCGCACCCGGAAGCACGCCTGTTGACTATGGATCTGCGCGGCCACGGCCAGACCGGAGCGGTTCCGGCTTCACTCTGCACGGTCGAAGGGGCTGCGGCCGATGCGCTGGCCGTGATCGCCGAGCGTGCCGCGACCGGAAAACTCATCGTGGTTGGGCATTCGCTAGGCGGTTTGATTGCACTGCACATGGTGCGGGCTGCCGAGGAAAGCATTCGCCGTCGGATAGCAGGCGTAGTGTTGATTTCCACGTCTATCGACAAGCTGGCCGCCCAGGGTGTGCCGCAGATTCTGGCGTCCCCGGTGGCGGATGCGGCGCGCAATGCAATTGAGTCCTCGCCGAAGGAGATTCGCAAGTTCCGCGAGGCAATCGCGTCACTGATGGCGCCGTCGTTGGCGGTGGCGGTGTTCGCCCGGCGCACGGACTACGAGATCATCGAGTTCCACGCGGCCATGATTAATGAAACACCGCTGGAAACTTTCGTGGGATATCTCGACGACCTGCAGGATCACGACGAGTTCGCATCCGGGCCTTACTTGGAGGGCTTGCCAGGAGCGGTACTGGTGGGCACGAAGGACGATGTCACTCCGCGCAAGCAAGCAGACCTAATTATGGAAAAGTGGCCGGACGCCGAACTGGTTGAAGTCGACGGGGCCGGCCACATGTTGCCGCTCGAGGCTCCGGAAGCGGTGAACCGGGCTATCGAGCGGGCCCTGGAGAAGGTGCGCTAG
- a CDS encoding 1,4-dihydroxy-2-naphthoate polyprenyltransferase, with the protein MSEAPKSPATASLSDWLEGARPHTWANAFAPVIVGVGAASTHAPIIWGRAVLALVVAWALIVGVNFANDYSDGIRGTDDDRSGPLRLTGSGLVEPKVVKYAAFGAFGVAGLAGVALSLMSAWWLILVGALCIAAAWFYTGGKNPYGYRGLGEVSVFVFFGLVAVLGTEFTQTGSLSWVGLACAIGIGSVSSAVNLANNLRDIPTDAATGKITLAVRLGDFRTRIVWQILSLMPALASSFIAFWRPWALVGLLIVPLWVKASEPIRMHKKGKELIPVLGLTGKMMLAWSVITALALALS; encoded by the coding sequence ATGTCTGAAGCACCAAAGAGTCCTGCAACGGCGTCGTTAAGCGATTGGCTGGAAGGCGCGCGCCCCCATACCTGGGCGAATGCGTTTGCGCCGGTCATCGTCGGTGTCGGAGCGGCATCGACGCACGCGCCGATTATCTGGGGACGTGCGGTGCTCGCGCTGGTTGTCGCGTGGGCGTTGATTGTGGGCGTGAACTTCGCCAACGACTACTCCGATGGCATCCGCGGCACTGACGATGACCGCTCGGGCCCGCTGCGCCTGACGGGTTCGGGGCTGGTGGAGCCGAAGGTCGTGAAGTACGCGGCATTCGGCGCCTTTGGTGTCGCGGGCCTTGCCGGTGTGGCGCTGTCCCTGATGAGCGCGTGGTGGCTCATTCTGGTCGGTGCACTGTGCATCGCGGCGGCGTGGTTCTACACCGGCGGCAAGAATCCCTACGGATACCGTGGCCTTGGCGAGGTCTCGGTCTTCGTCTTCTTCGGTCTCGTCGCGGTGCTCGGTACGGAGTTCACCCAGACCGGCTCCCTGTCCTGGGTCGGTCTGGCCTGCGCAATCGGTATCGGTTCGGTGTCCTCTGCCGTAAACCTGGCGAACAACTTGCGCGACATCCCCACCGACGCCGCTACCGGCAAGATCACCTTGGCAGTTCGCCTGGGCGACTTCCGCACCCGCATCGTCTGGCAGATTCTCTCCCTCATGCCCGCGCTGGCCAGCAGCTTTATCGCTTTCTGGCGCCCATGGGCGCTGGTGGGTCTGCTCATCGTGCCGCTGTGGGTGAAGGCCTCCGAGCCAATTCGCATGCATAAGAAGGGCAAGGAGCTCATCCCGGTACTGGGGCTTACCGGCAAGATGATGCTTGCCTGGTCCGTCATTACGGCACTCGCACTCGCGCTCAGCTAG
- a CDS encoding o-succinylbenzoate--CoA ligase → MVWVVRTLSLLSVNPHDPTAILPDLRAALDGEVSLLPVPLHDGTRASILRNSQRAGEPIDESIALVVGTSGSTGTPKGAQLTVDNLVSSATATHQWLGGEGQWLLAMPAYHIAGLQVLIRSLLAGTEPVCVDVTDGFDVAAFADGAETLTSDRAYTSLAPMQLAKAMEEPFGAAALRLFDAVLVGGAALNPQVAARAEELGINVVTTYGSSETAGGCVYDGQPIEGAQVAIENGRVWLGGPMIAHGYRNAPGHEAFHKPGWFATSDAGEIRDGRLVITGRLDTIIDSGGLKLHPEVLERELLAIDGVTGACVVGVPHPRLGHAIVAAYEGTAELGDVMDGLGDAEDAGRINHWMIPKDLRRVEALPLIGPGKVDRKKVAALF, encoded by the coding sequence ATGGTTTGGGTTGTGCGTACGCTCAGCCTGCTTTCCGTCAATCCCCACGACCCGACCGCCATCCTGCCCGACCTCCGCGCCGCGCTGGACGGTGAGGTCTCTCTTCTTCCCGTTCCGCTTCACGACGGCACGCGCGCCTCAATCTTGCGGAACTCGCAACGCGCAGGTGAGCCGATTGATGAGTCCATCGCGCTTGTTGTCGGCACTTCCGGTTCCACCGGCACACCGAAGGGTGCACAGCTGACGGTGGATAACTTGGTCTCCTCTGCTACCGCTACACATCAGTGGCTCGGCGGTGAAGGGCAGTGGCTGCTGGCGATGCCGGCCTACCATATCGCTGGCCTGCAGGTTCTCATTCGTTCGCTGCTCGCGGGCACGGAGCCGGTGTGTGTGGATGTGACCGACGGTTTTGATGTTGCCGCATTCGCCGACGGCGCCGAGACCCTCACCAGCGATCGCGCCTACACGTCGCTGGCTCCGATGCAGCTGGCCAAGGCTATGGAAGAACCCTTTGGTGCGGCAGCCCTGCGCCTGTTTGATGCCGTACTTGTCGGCGGCGCAGCTTTGAACCCGCAGGTGGCAGCACGCGCTGAAGAGCTGGGCATCAACGTCGTGACCACCTATGGTTCCTCCGAGACAGCCGGCGGCTGCGTCTATGACGGACAGCCCATCGAGGGCGCACAGGTCGCCATCGAAAATGGTCGTGTTTGGCTGGGCGGGCCGATGATTGCACACGGTTACCGCAACGCGCCCGGTCACGAGGCTTTCCATAAACCAGGTTGGTTCGCCACCTCCGATGCGGGCGAGATCCGCGATGGCCGACTGGTCATCACAGGACGCCTGGACACCATCATCGACTCCGGCGGGTTGAAGCTGCACCCTGAAGTCCTTGAACGTGAACTGCTCGCCATCGACGGAGTAACAGGAGCCTGCGTAGTCGGCGTGCCGCACCCACGGCTCGGCCACGCTATCGTCGCAGCGTATGAAGGCACCGCTGAGCTCGGCGATGTCATGGACGGGCTCGGCGATGCTGAAGACGCCGGGCGCATCAATCACTGGATGATTCCGAAGGACCTGCGTCGTGTGGAGGCTCTGCCACTGATTGGTCCGGGCAAGGTCGACCGGAAGAAAGTCGCGGCGCTCTTTTAG
- the msrA gene encoding peptide-methionine (S)-S-oxide reductase MsrA: MGWIFGRSAELVPEDEALKGGSHPVLEDPKPHAVLGTPVTGPWEDGQEVVYIGIGCYWGAEKLFWETPGVLSTSVGFAGGVTPNPTYRESCTGRTNHTEIVEVVYDPEQISFDQLIAKAFEAHDPTQGYRQGNDVGTQYRSAIYTTTPEQARRAQEIADAYAPKLADAGLGPITTEIKPLAETPAGEYYRAEDEHQQYLFKNPNGYCPVHSTGVACGI, from the coding sequence ATGGGTTGGATTTTTGGTAGGTCAGCGGAGCTGGTGCCGGAAGATGAGGCGCTCAAGGGCGGCTCGCACCCGGTATTGGAAGATCCTAAGCCGCATGCGGTGCTCGGCACGCCGGTCACCGGTCCATGGGAGGATGGCCAGGAGGTCGTCTACATCGGTATCGGCTGTTACTGGGGCGCTGAGAAGCTGTTTTGGGAAACACCGGGCGTGCTCAGCACATCGGTCGGGTTCGCCGGTGGCGTGACGCCAAATCCCACCTACCGCGAGTCCTGCACCGGACGCACCAACCACACCGAGATTGTGGAGGTCGTCTACGACCCGGAGCAGATTAGCTTCGACCAGCTGATCGCCAAGGCCTTCGAAGCCCACGATCCCACGCAGGGCTACCGCCAGGGCAATGACGTCGGCACGCAATACCGTTCCGCGATCTACACGACGACGCCCGAGCAAGCGCGCCGGGCACAGGAGATCGCCGATGCGTACGCGCCGAAGCTTGCCGACGCTGGCCTGGGTCCCATCACCACGGAGATTAAGCCACTCGCGGAGACCCCGGCAGGGGAGTACTACCGAGCCGAGGATGAGCATCAGCAGTACTTGTTTAAGAATCCGAACGGCTACTGCCCAGTGCATTCGACCGGCGTGGCCTGCGGAATTTAA
- a CDS encoding ATP-binding cassette domain-containing protein, whose protein sequence is MNAPTPTSGPSADAAAPLLQLRGITVSYGKNEPVLNGLDMNVRAGEVYGLLGLNGAGKSTLMSTVLGLIPYSGEISIAGHPWSVVDLDRIGASINGPAFYPQLSATDNLKVHAHLTGTDKSRIAEVLDLVGLHAGNKRGRAFSTGMKVRLSLAMALLTDPDIVLLDEPTNGLDPEAIVGLRTLLRNLAASGKAVVVSSHQLGEVEKSVDHLGVLAGGRLVYEGPLADFAAAGQSLEQAFFTAVGVAR, encoded by the coding sequence ATGAACGCACCAACCCCCACCTCAGGCCCTTCCGCAGACGCCGCCGCTCCCCTCCTTCAGCTGCGCGGCATCACTGTCTCCTACGGCAAGAACGAACCTGTCCTGAACGGCCTCGATATGAACGTCCGCGCCGGCGAGGTCTACGGGCTATTGGGACTCAACGGCGCAGGTAAATCCACGTTGATGAGCACGGTGCTTGGGCTAATTCCCTACTCCGGTGAAATCAGCATCGCGGGACACCCGTGGTCCGTTGTCGACCTGGACCGCATCGGCGCCTCCATCAATGGCCCGGCGTTCTACCCACAGCTCTCAGCCACCGACAATCTCAAAGTGCACGCACATCTGACCGGCACGGACAAGAGCCGTATCGCCGAAGTCCTCGACTTGGTCGGGCTTCATGCTGGTAACAAGCGTGGCCGCGCTTTCTCAACGGGCATGAAGGTTCGTCTTTCCCTGGCGATGGCGCTGCTCACCGACCCCGACATTGTGCTTCTCGACGAGCCCACCAACGGCCTCGACCCCGAAGCTATCGTGGGCCTGCGCACCTTGTTGCGAAATCTTGCCGCTAGTGGCAAGGCCGTCGTGGTGTCCTCCCATCAACTCGGAGAGGTCGAGAAGAGCGTTGACCACCTTGGCGTCCTTGCTGGTGGCCGACTGGTCTACGAAGGCCCGCTGGCTGACTTTGCGGCTGCTGGTCAATCCCTCGAGCAAGCTTTCTTCACCGCAGTAGGTGTTGCCCGATGA
- a CDS encoding DNA-binding response regulator, with protein MDVIRVLVAEDQALIRQSFAQLIDAHPQMKVIGAVGDGTEAVRCASGADVVVMDIRMPVMDGIEATRQIVQGVPSGGAARASTPKVLVLTTFREENLVLGALEAGAAGFLLKDSNPRELLSAIMRIHRGEGVIDPKVTPMVLRHVSPRAPHSGQPARAFSTHGADSDPTHTGTQFTPREQEILNLVCQGLSNDEIARRLVVATTTVKTHVKSLLTKTGSRSRVDLVIWAAKNGLL; from the coding sequence ATGGATGTAATTCGAGTATTAGTGGCTGAAGATCAGGCTTTGATTCGGCAGTCTTTCGCGCAGCTTATTGATGCCCACCCGCAGATGAAAGTCATTGGTGCCGTGGGCGACGGCACCGAGGCTGTGCGTTGTGCCTCCGGAGCCGATGTGGTCGTCATGGACATTCGAATGCCCGTGATGGACGGTATCGAGGCCACACGACAGATTGTGCAAGGCGTGCCGTCCGGAGGTGCGGCTCGCGCTTCCACTCCAAAAGTCTTGGTACTGACCACTTTCCGCGAAGAAAACCTGGTGCTCGGCGCTTTAGAAGCTGGGGCCGCAGGCTTTTTGCTCAAAGACTCCAATCCCCGTGAGCTGCTTTCGGCCATCATGCGTATCCACCGTGGTGAAGGAGTCATCGATCCGAAGGTGACGCCGATGGTGTTGCGGCATGTTTCACCGCGCGCACCGCACTCAGGACAGCCAGCGAGAGCGTTCTCGACACATGGCGCTGACTCAGACCCCACTCACACAGGAACCCAATTCACACCCCGCGAACAGGAGATTTTGAACCTCGTCTGCCAAGGGCTTTCCAATGACGAAATTGCTCGCAGGTTGGTTGTCGCCACGACGACAGTGAAAACCCATGTGAAATCCCTGTTGACCAAGACAGGCTCACGCAGTCGCGTGGATCTTGTCATTTGGGCTGCGAAAAACGGGCTGCTGTAG
- a CDS encoding two-component sensor histidine kinase produces MQRTASSMHAQPATAQTPAPLDWRSRVRFFVGSFPTADLAIATAFLLCCWLSMTPLLTYGPSFTYVTNVILSAMIAGAAAFRRKAVHASFVITYIALAGLALLVWLSPVNLGLDPIIVAAPLSLWAVTRWEPNRTWGIVGLFLGLIGSFLNPAVPAFGFTPERLLVFGLPAVLITASAYAVPLWLRINAEEHAAELENVVALNKLELSRELHDVVGHGLTSIKVQAQTALYLAEIDDSRAERAAKKTTLEGIAQTAEQSLRDVHALVDALREGGEISADPNEIPRLVSAVCPPGRDVSVTLPESYGALADWPLAKRLTLVRAVTELAANMAKHSSGDGQLALAIDPPADADDSPARVHLVTANRAESETLEPRKRAGAGLIGLDERVAQLGGEMTYGESDGMFRVSIRL; encoded by the coding sequence ATGCAGCGCACCGCTTCCTCCATGCACGCACAGCCTGCCACCGCGCAGACCCCTGCCCCACTCGACTGGCGCAGCCGGGTACGTTTCTTTGTCGGCTCGTTCCCAACTGCCGATCTCGCTATTGCGACTGCTTTCCTGCTGTGCTGCTGGTTGAGCATGACGCCGCTACTTACTTATGGCCCGAGCTTTACTTATGTCACCAATGTGATTCTGTCCGCGATGATTGCCGGGGCCGCAGCGTTTCGTCGTAAAGCAGTGCATGCATCGTTTGTGATTACGTACATTGCCCTGGCGGGTCTCGCCTTGCTGGTGTGGCTATCCCCAGTGAACCTTGGGTTAGACCCCATTATTGTTGCTGCCCCACTATCTCTATGGGCTGTGACCAGGTGGGAACCGAATCGCACCTGGGGCATCGTTGGGCTGTTTTTAGGGTTGATTGGCAGCTTCCTCAACCCGGCAGTTCCTGCCTTCGGCTTTACCCCGGAACGACTATTGGTCTTCGGACTACCGGCGGTGCTCATCACGGCGAGCGCGTACGCAGTGCCACTGTGGCTGCGCATCAACGCCGAGGAACATGCCGCAGAGTTGGAGAACGTCGTGGCGCTCAACAAGCTGGAGTTATCCAGGGAGCTTCACGACGTCGTGGGGCACGGACTCACCTCTATTAAAGTTCAGGCCCAAACCGCTCTGTACCTGGCGGAGATAGATGACTCACGAGCGGAACGCGCTGCTAAAAAGACCACGCTGGAAGGTATTGCCCAGACCGCAGAACAATCGTTGCGAGATGTGCATGCGCTTGTCGATGCACTACGTGAAGGCGGCGAGATTAGCGCTGACCCGAATGAGATTCCGCGTCTAGTTTCGGCTGTCTGCCCGCCGGGTCGCGATGTTTCGGTGACTCTGCCGGAGTCTTATGGGGCGCTGGCGGATTGGCCACTCGCGAAGCGTTTGACTTTGGTCCGGGCAGTGACGGAGTTGGCCGCGAATATGGCCAAGCACTCATCGGGTGATGGTCAGCTGGCACTGGCAATCGATCCACCTGCCGACGCTGATGACAGCCCGGCGCGGGTTCATTTGGTGACTGCAAATCGGGCTGAGAGCGAAACTTTGGAACCCAGGAAGCGAGCTGGCGCTGGCCTGATTGGTCTGGATGAACGCGTGGCTCAGCTCGGTGGCGAGATGACTTATGGTGAAAGCGACGGCATGTTCCGCGTCAGTATTCGGCTGTAA
- a CDS encoding alpha-ketoglutarate-dependent dioxygenase AlkB — translation MLFDQLPRDDARITPGVVHLPGWLPLDRQAGIITQLRDIARDVAGTPLAMTRPQLKSGQMQVFMLHLGRMWATNPYRYVTHAGGVRVPPVPDNLLQLATEALRAAALYDESLNQWPSTFRPDMALVNYYPPGATMGMHQDRNENSPAPIVSLSIGDEALFRIGGTENRNKPWDDVTLASGDVIVFGGPKRLAFHGVPKTRPGTLPEGCGLKEGRINITFRQVENSH, via the coding sequence ATGCTCTTCGATCAACTCCCGCGCGACGATGCCCGCATCACGCCGGGAGTTGTTCATTTGCCGGGATGGCTTCCCCTGGACCGGCAGGCGGGCATCATCACGCAACTCCGCGACATCGCCCGCGACGTTGCCGGCACTCCCCTGGCCATGACTCGCCCGCAGCTCAAAAGTGGTCAGATGCAGGTCTTTATGCTGCATCTCGGCCGCATGTGGGCCACCAATCCCTACCGCTACGTCACGCACGCAGGCGGCGTTCGCGTCCCGCCCGTGCCTGACAATCTGCTACAGCTCGCCACCGAAGCACTTCGTGCCGCCGCGCTTTACGACGAATCCCTCAACCAGTGGCCCTCCACTTTTCGGCCCGACATGGCGTTGGTCAACTACTACCCACCCGGGGCCACCATGGGGATGCACCAGGACCGAAACGAAAACTCCCCTGCCCCGATTGTGTCACTCTCTATCGGCGATGAGGCTCTGTTCCGCATTGGCGGCACGGAGAACCGCAATAAGCCCTGGGATGACGTGACTCTCGCCAGCGGGGATGTGATTGTGTTTGGTGGCCCGAAGCGGCTTGCGTTTCATGGTGTGCCCAAGACTCGTCCGGGCACACTGCCGGAAGGGTGCGGGCTTAAAGAGGGCCGCATCAACATCACATTCCGGCAAGTGGAAAACTCACACTAA
- a CDS encoding SDR family oxidoreductase: MATSDSPSIFISGGAQGIGRAVAEKFLAAGWTVGVYDINEDALAKLKAERPEVIVGKLDVTDFKQWEDALADFTSHTGGKLTVLDNNAGIIGDGDIIDQSPEIIRAQVDINCTGLTLGAKAAHPYLKRTKGSHLVNMGSASGIYGQPHIAPYSASKFYVSGLTQALDLEWRKDKIRVVAIMPLWAKTKLADVSAGSTRRLGVRITPDQVADAVWKATHPQNFIERQRHFYSVSAADFILRYLGKIGPQFLSRPVNAIIAG, encoded by the coding sequence ATGGCCACTTCTGATTCCCCGTCCATTTTCATCTCCGGCGGCGCGCAGGGCATTGGTCGCGCGGTGGCCGAGAAGTTCCTGGCTGCAGGCTGGACCGTAGGCGTCTACGACATCAATGAGGATGCCCTGGCGAAGCTCAAGGCTGAGCGCCCGGAGGTAATCGTCGGCAAGCTGGACGTGACGGACTTTAAGCAGTGGGAAGACGCGCTTGCGGACTTCACCTCCCACACCGGCGGCAAGCTGACGGTGCTGGACAACAACGCGGGCATCATCGGCGATGGCGATATCATCGACCAGTCGCCGGAGATTATTCGCGCGCAGGTGGACATCAACTGCACCGGTCTGACTCTGGGCGCGAAGGCGGCGCACCCGTACCTGAAGCGCACTAAGGGGTCTCACCTGGTCAACATGGGTTCGGCTTCGGGCATCTACGGCCAGCCGCACATCGCGCCGTACTCCGCGTCGAAGTTCTACGTCTCTGGTCTGACGCAGGCTCTGGATCTGGAGTGGCGCAAGGACAAGATCCGCGTCGTCGCAATCATGCCGCTGTGGGCGAAGACCAAGCTGGCGGACGTTTCTGCTGGTTCCACCCGCCGTCTTGGCGTGCGCATCACGCCGGACCAGGTCGCTGATGCTGTGTGGAAGGCAACGCACCCGCAGAACTTCATTGAGCGCCAGCGTCACTTCTACTCGGTGTCGGCGGCAGACTTTATCCTGCGCTACCTGGGCAAGATTGGTCCACAGTTCCTTTCACGCCCGGTTAACGCAATCATCGCGGGTTAA
- a CDS encoding aminoacyl-tRNA hydrolase, with translation MKPLNIPPGPGIPKGLVIPAAELTERFARSGGPGGQGVNTTDSKVQLSVDIAELSVLSDVHRRRALQNLSHRLDGTTLTVSVTTQRSQVRNRAEARRRMADLIREAVQPPPPRRRRTRPSRASIARRKAQKQRRSELKASRRRPSAY, from the coding sequence ATGAAACCCCTGAACATCCCACCAGGTCCCGGCATCCCAAAGGGCCTCGTCATCCCCGCGGCGGAGCTCACCGAACGCTTCGCGCGCTCCGGAGGGCCGGGCGGTCAGGGCGTTAACACCACCGACTCCAAGGTGCAGCTATCGGTCGATATCGCCGAGCTCAGCGTGCTGTCCGATGTCCACCGCCGCCGCGCTCTCCAGAACCTCAGCCACCGACTCGATGGCACCACCCTGACCGTGTCCGTCACCACGCAGCGCTCCCAGGTGCGCAACCGCGCGGAAGCCCGGCGTCGCATGGCGGATCTCATCCGAGAAGCCGTGCAGCCACCGCCTCCGAGGCGCCGGCGGACTCGACCGAGTCGGGCCTCGATTGCCCGTCGTAAAGCGCAGAAGCAGCGCCGCTCCGAGCTCAAAGCCAGCCGACGTCGCCCCAGCGCCTACTAG